The sequence CACCTGCCAGCCGGAGGCCCCAGCATCGCGTGCGGCCTCGACCAGCGAGCGGTCGATGCGCATCAGCGTGTTGAAGATCGGCGTCACCATGAACAGCGTGTAGAGATGCACCATGGCCAGCACGACCGCGAATTCGGAATAGAGCAGCCATTCGATGGGTTTTGGCACCAGTCCCAGATGCACCAGCGTCGAGTTGATCAGCCCGTTGCGGCCGAGCACCGGGATCCACGAGATCATGCGGATGATGTTGGAGGTCAGGAACGGCACGGTGCAGACCAGGAACAGCACCATCTGCATGGCTGTCGTGCGGATGTGGAAGGCGAGGAAATAGGCGACCCAGAAGCCGATGAACAAGGTCAGCGCCCAGACGATGGCCGCGAATTTGATGGTGTTGAGATAGGTCTTCCAGGTGACCCAGGAGCCCAGCACATCGGAATAGTTGGTGGTCAGGAAATCCGGATACATGGCGGCGAAGTCGTAATCCCAGAAGGACACGACGACGATCATGATGATGGGCAAAAGCAGGAACGCGCCGAGGATCAGCGCCAGCGGAGCCGACTGCAGATAGGGCGTGACGGCGCCGAGCGAAAAGCGGCGGCCTCGCCTGGTGGGGCTGGCGGCGATGGTGGGGCGTTCGAGCGCGACTGTCATCAATTCTCCCGGTGCAGGTTCGCGGTGCGGGCAGAGCGGGCACCTTCTCCCTTTGTGGGGTCCGAAGGACGGGGCGAGACCCGTGGCTCGCCCCGGGGCGGTGGCCTCACGAAGTGAGGTCGGATGAGGGGTGCTCCAGGGAACACCAACGTCTCACTCCGCTGGAACACCCCTCATCCGTCTCGGCGCTACGCGTCGATCCCCCTCCTCCCACAAGGGGAGAAGGGGAAGAGGAGGGGCGCTTGTTTCCTTACGCCGCGATGAACTCGTTCCAGCGCTTCACCATGTAGCGGTCCTCGTCCATCACCGAATTCCAGCAGGCGACCTTGCCCATGCGCTCCTCGAACGAGCCGCCGTCGCGCACGGCGCCGGCCTTTTCCATGACGGTGCCGTCGGGTGCCTTGATCTCGCCCTTGGCCGGCTTGCCCTCGATCCAGTAGCCCCACTCGTCCTCGGTCATGAACTTCTTGGCCGAGACCATGTTGGCCGAGTAGTAGCCCTGGCGGTTGAGGTAGCCGCCGACCCAACCCGACGTGTACCAGTTGATGTATTCATAGGCCGCGTCGAGCTCGGCGCCCTTGAGATGGGCGGCAAGGCCAAGGCCGCCGCCCCATGAGCGGTAACCTTCCTTGAGCGGCTGGAAGCGGCAAGGGATGCCCTTGGAACGCACGGCGGCCACCGCCGGCGACCACATGGACTGGATGACCACTTCGCCCGACGCCATCAGATTGACGCTCTCGTCGAAGGACTTCCAGAAGGCGCGGAACTGACCGCCCTGCTTGGCCTTGATCAGGAAGTCGATCGTCTTGTCGATCTCGTCCTTGGTCATGTTGCCCTTGTCGGCATATTTGATGTTGCCGGTGGCTTCCATGATCATGGCGGCATCCATGATGCCGATGGACGGGATGTTGAGGATGGCGGTCTTGCCCTTGAAGGCCGGGTCCATAATGTCGGCCCAGGTGGTGATGTCGCGACCGACGAGGTCGGGGCGGATGCCCAGCGTATCGGCGTTGTAGATGGTCGGCACCATGGTGAACCAGTTGGTCGGCGCCTTGGCGAAGGTCTTGGAGTCCTGTGCCTCGACATAGCCGACCGTGTGCGGCGCCGTGCCCTGGGCGATCACGCTGTCGGGGGTGAGTTTGCCGGTTTTGAACAGCGGCACCAGCTCGTCGTAATATTTCAGCTTGCTGACATCCATCGGCTGCAGCACGCCGGTGGGGAACACCTTCTTGCAGATCCAGTATTCGATATCGGCGATGTCGTAGCTGTCGGGCTGGGTCACGGCGCGCTGCGCGGCGGCGTCGGAATCCGTCGCCGTCATCTCCAGCGTGATGCCGAGGTCGGCCTTGCACTTGTCAGCGATGGCGTTGAGGTTCGACACGCCGGTGCCGAATTGGCGCAGCGTGATGTTGGACTGCGCCCAGATGGTCGGGAAGCCGGTGATGACGCCCGAGCCGGCGGCGAGGCCAACGGCGGCGGCACCTGTCTTGAGCAGAGAGCGGCGCGAAATGCCAGTCTTGGTTTCTTTGGTGTTTGTCATGTCTATTCCCCTGTCTTGTTTTGCTTGGTTGGAGTCATGAATGAAGGCGGCCGAGCACGATCGCGTCTTGCGGATCCCAGGCGAGCGGTACGGCGTCGCCAATGGCGACGGGTTTGGCGAAGAAGTCGGAATCGTCGACGATGACGGTGAAATCGTCGATGCCGGCACCGGTAACGGAAAGTTTCACGGTGGCGCCGCGATACTCGATGTTGGCGACGATGCCGGTGAAGCCGAGGCCGGGCGAGGGCGCGTCGCCGATGCGCACATGGTCGGTGCGGATGGCGATGTCGATCGGCGCTCCCGCTTCCTGCGGTGCACCGCTGGCGGCGAGCGAGCCGCCGCCATTGACGCCGAAGGTGACCATGCCGTCCTGGCTGCCGGTGACCCGGCCGGAGATGACATTGTGGTCGCCCATGAAGCGGGCGACGAAAGCCGTGGCCGGCCGCTCGAAGACGTGGCGGGGCGGGGCCGCCTGTTCGATGCGGCCGTCATTCATCACCACGATCAGGTCCGCCAAGGCCATGGCCTCCTCCTGGCTGTGGGTGACGTGGACGAAGGTGATGCCGAGCGACGTCTGCAGCTTCTTCAACTCGGCCCGCATGCGGATCTTCAGGAACGGATCGAGCGCCGAAAGCGGCTCGTCGAGCAGCAGCGCCTCGGGATCGGTGATCAGGGCGCGAGCCAGCGCGACGCGCTGCTGCTGGCCGCCGGAAAGCTGTGCCGGGCGTCGCGTCGCATAGGCTTCCATCTGCATCAGTTTGAGCATGTCGAGCGCCTTGGCGCGGCGCTCACCCTTGTCGACGCCCTTCATCTTCAGGCTGAAGGCGACATTGTCGATGAGGTCGAGATGCGGAAACAGCGCGTAGGACTGGAACATCATCGCCGTGCCGCGCTTGGCCGGCGGCAGGTCGGTGACGACGGTGTTGCCGAGGCGGACATCGCCGGACGAGATGCTTTCGTGGCCGGCGATCATGCGCAGCGTCGAGGTCTTGCCGCAGCCGGAGGGGCCGAGCAGGCAGCAATAGGTGCCCGCCGGTATCTTCAGGCTGATGTCCTCGACGGCGGTCGTCGTTCCATAGATTTTCGAAACGGACACGATGTCGATCTCGGCGGCTTTGGACATTCAGACTTCCCTTTTGGTCGCATTAACCAATGCATCATGCGTGCCAATATCGGAGCGACCGGCCAAGTATTTGAATTGTCTTAAAAATCAGGGTTCCTGGGCATTGCCTGTCAGGCGAGCCATCTTGCGCATTGCACAAATAATGGGCGATTGTGCGCGATCTGCACAAGAATCGTATGCAATCTTTTTTGCCTTCGTGTCCACTTTGCCTCTCGTACGACAAGGATGAGTCGCGTTAGAAGGGTGCGGGAACATCGCCATGAACATCGCCGACCAGATCTATTCCGCCACCGACAGCGCCACGCAGGATCGCGCTCAGGCGATCCGCGACCAGCTGCGCGACGCCATCGTCGATCGTCGGCTGGCGCCGGGCACCAAACTGTCGGAAGGCGAGGTCGGCACGCTGTTCGACGTGTCGCGCACTGTCGCCCGCGCGGCCTTGCAGATGCTGTCGTTCGAAGGCCTGGTGCGCACCGAGCGCAACCGCGGCGCGTTCGTCGCCAACCCGTCGCCCGAGGAAGCACGTCAGGTCTTCGCTTCGCGCCGGTTGATCGAACCAGGCATTGCCATCGCCGCCTGCGGGCGCGTCACATCAGCCGACATCGTCGCCTTCAGGGCGCAACTCGACGAGGAAGGCCGCTTCATCGCCGAGCGCGGCCCGAATGCGCGACGCTCCGAGATCAAGGCGTCGGGCGATTTCCATTTGTTGCTGGCTTCGGTCGCCGGCAACGCCATCCTGCAGCGCTTCATGGAGGAGCTGGTAGCACGTTCGTCGCTGGTCATCGCGCTTTACGGGCGGTCCGGTGTGTCAGCCTGCGGTCACAGCGAGCACACGGAAATTGTCGGTGCACTGGAAAGCAGCGATTGCGAACGGGCGAGCCGGCTGATGCTGCATCACATCGATCACATCGAGGCCGATCTCGATCTGCGCGTCAGGGCGGGCCCAGCGCTCAAGGAAGCTCTCAATTTCTGAGAGTTAGCTCTCGTCCTCGCCAGCCGTGGGCGCTGCCTGCCCAACCGCCTTGCGGCGCAGCATCTTGGTCAGCTTCCAGATCGTCGGGCTGTTCTTGACGAAAGCCTTCAGCCGTGCGCCCTGGCGAAGCGTCTGCGCCAGCGCGCGGCCCTTCAGCGTCAGCGGCACCAGCACTTCGAAATGCCGGGTTTCGAGATCGCACCACTGCCGCTTGTAGGGCTCGTCGCCGACGGAGAAA is a genomic window of Mesorhizobium huakuii containing:
- a CDS encoding ABC transporter substrate-binding protein, with product MTNTKETKTGISRRSLLKTGAAAVGLAAGSGVITGFPTIWAQSNITLRQFGTGVSNLNAIADKCKADLGITLEMTATDSDAAAQRAVTQPDSYDIADIEYWICKKVFPTGVLQPMDVSKLKYYDELVPLFKTGKLTPDSVIAQGTAPHTVGYVEAQDSKTFAKAPTNWFTMVPTIYNADTLGIRPDLVGRDITTWADIMDPAFKGKTAILNIPSIGIMDAAMIMEATGNIKYADKGNMTKDEIDKTIDFLIKAKQGGQFRAFWKSFDESVNLMASGEVVIQSMWSPAVAAVRSKGIPCRFQPLKEGYRSWGGGLGLAAHLKGAELDAAYEYINWYTSGWVGGYLNRQGYYSANMVSAKKFMTEDEWGYWIEGKPAKGEIKAPDGTVMEKAGAVRDGGSFEERMGKVACWNSVMDEDRYMVKRWNEFIAA
- a CDS encoding GntR family transcriptional regulator, producing MNIADQIYSATDSATQDRAQAIRDQLRDAIVDRRLAPGTKLSEGEVGTLFDVSRTVARAALQMLSFEGLVRTERNRGAFVANPSPEEARQVFASRRLIEPGIAIAACGRVTSADIVAFRAQLDEEGRFIAERGPNARRSEIKASGDFHLLLASVAGNAILQRFMEELVARSSLVIALYGRSGVSACGHSEHTEIVGALESSDCERASRLMLHHIDHIEADLDLRVRAGPALKEALNF
- a CDS encoding ABC transporter permease, with protein sequence MTVALERPTIAASPTRRGRRFSLGAVTPYLQSAPLALILGAFLLLPIIMIVVVSFWDYDFAAMYPDFLTTNYSDVLGSWVTWKTYLNTIKFAAIVWALTLFIGFWVAYFLAFHIRTTAMQMVLFLVCTVPFLTSNIIRMISWIPVLGRNGLINSTLVHLGLVPKPIEWLLYSEFAVVLAMVHLYTLFMVTPIFNTLMRIDRSLVEAARDAGASGWQVLWNVIIPLAKPGMAIGTIFVVTLVMADFSTVQVMSGGQSASVALMMKNQMSLLQYPAAAANAVVLLVLVLLMVAGILRIVDIRREL
- a CDS encoding ABC transporter ATP-binding protein, with protein sequence MSKAAEIDIVSVSKIYGTTTAVEDISLKIPAGTYCCLLGPSGCGKTSTLRMIAGHESISSGDVRLGNTVVTDLPPAKRGTAMMFQSYALFPHLDLIDNVAFSLKMKGVDKGERRAKALDMLKLMQMEAYATRRPAQLSGGQQQRVALARALITDPEALLLDEPLSALDPFLKIRMRAELKKLQTSLGITFVHVTHSQEEAMALADLIVVMNDGRIEQAAPPRHVFERPATAFVARFMGDHNVISGRVTGSQDGMVTFGVNGGGSLAASGAPQEAGAPIDIAIRTDHVRIGDAPSPGLGFTGIVANIEYRGATVKLSVTGAGIDDFTVIVDDSDFFAKPVAIGDAVPLAWDPQDAIVLGRLHS